Genomic window (Spirosoma sp. KCTC 42546):
GCTGAGCATCATATTTGGCATCGTACAGGCCGTTGAGCAAGTGAATTCCCCCGCAACCTGATGTGGCTATGCAAACTCCGAGTTTACCCGTGAATTTGGCATAACCGCAGGCCATAAAGGCAGCCGCTTCCTCATGTCGCACCTGAATAAGCTTAATCTTGTCTTGTCGGTTTCGCAGTGATTCATAGATGCCATTGATACCATCGCCGGGAAGACTGAATACCGTATCGACACCCCATTCCAACAACCGTTCGACCAGTAGGTCGGCTCCTGTCTTTGCCATACTAGTTGATAATAGAAACGTACACTGATTCTGTACGGTTAACCACCAACTATTCTCTCGTGTTTGGAAGCCTCCCGGAGATTAATGAATCTTAATGACAAGCCAAGAATGAGTCAGTCTATGGACAGTTGATAACCCAGATGCATACTAAGTAAAATTTACTAAGTAGTTCACGCAACTTCAACCAGGGTTACGTCGTATTGTACAAAAATCTAAACGCGCTTTTCCTATGAAACTTCTTGTGCTTCTACTAGTGGGATTGGTTACTACGACATTTTCCTGCAAAAAATCCGACGACGTGGCTCCTGCTACGACAACCGCGACTACAATCGATGTAAAATCGGTGATGCCAACCGGCAATTGGTCTGTTAGTTTATTCCAACAACGAACAGAAGATAAGTCGTCTAACTTCAAAGACATTACGTTCGTATTCTCGGCGGATGGGTCTGTGACTGCCACTCAGGGAAACAAATCGACCAAAGGGTCCTGGATTTATTCACCTGCTGTAACCTACTATGGAGGAAATGGGCTTTCCTCGTTAACGCTCAACTTGGGAACATCGAAGCCATTCGATCTGCTAAATCGAACCTGGAACGTAAATACGGAATCGACTACGTCAAGCCTTAAGCTCGACAACAAGGAACCGCTTGAAGATGAGCACCTTATTTTTCAAAATAGCAAACAGTAATACTAACCCATAAGAATAAACAATGGCTCTTTGGTAAGTAACTATCTTACAGCCACTTACCAAAGAGCCATTTAACTAAAAAGCCTGGCTGAGAGGCCAGGCTATAGTAGTATACGTAGTTATTCCTTAGTGATTACCGATACTCCTTTTTCCGTTTGATTGATGTCCGTGCAGCGACTTCGGCTTGAAATTTAATCTTTAGCTGTCGGTCAAGATCTCTATCCCGTGGCACATAAATACTGGTTTTACCATCCGAGGACTTCAACATCCAGTATACATTATCGGTGGTGGGGGGAATGGAGGTGTAAATCGGCTTACTCATAATATAGGAGATAAGGATGAGCCGGGTGTCCGAGTGGCACCTGGTCTATAAAGATAACCCTATTTATCCCCAATTAGTGTCAATTGTGAAAATATGGTTTATAAACCGAGTTGTCGATTCCGTTTATACAGCCTTTTTCACCTCAACGGCATTGAGCCCTTTGGGTGTTCTGGTCACTTCAAACGTTACCTTATCACTTTCACCAACGGCATCTATAAGGCCATTCATGTGCACAAAAATGCTCTCCTGACTCTGTAAATCCCGTATAAAGCCGTATCCTTTCGACGCATTGAAGAAGCTAACAATACCCTGCCTGACGCTGTCCTGCGGGGCCATTGCTTCCTGTTTTGATACGCCGATCTGAACATCTTCCTGATCGATCGTTCTCTTTTTTCTTGGGTCTGGTGGCGTCGAGGTTATGTTCCCGTTTTCGTCCACATAGGCCAACATCTCATTAAGCCCTTGCCCTTTCTGGGCGCTCGCTTTCCGTTCTTCTCGCTTTTCTTCCTTGTCTTTTCTCTTTTTTTGTCTTGCTTTTTCTTTTTCTTTTTTACTAAATGTCTCCATTCCTTATCGGTATTAAGTGAGATCAGCCTGCGTGTGTTCGTCAGGATGTATTATTAGAGAGGTGGGTTACTTCGACGGCACTCCGCCCATCTATGAGGGTTTAGATACCCCACTAATTAGTCAACCCGATATTTGCCGAATAAGTTGTTTCTTTGAAATAATATTCACAAATCGGCAGAAAGCGGCAACAATGAAGGGTTGTTTAGCTGCCTGTATTCCCTAATCCAACCCGGAATTATCTGGCTTTCAGCACCTTTCGGTGTGCGAAATGCGCCCATCAATGCGCTTTTCCATAGTTCTTTTCGCCAGCAGTAACGGGGACTGATAGCAGGTTCTGTGTAGGGGGAATTGGGCAGGGATAACCCTCCTGATAGGCGCAGTAGGGGTTATAAGCCTTGTTAAAGTCGATGGTCAGGTGGCCGTTCTGAATATCGCCGGTTCGAAAGTCGATGTACCGGCCGCCCCCATACGTTTCCATACCCGATGTGGCATCCTTGAACGGTAGAAACAGATAATCGCGGTATTCGGGCATGCGGATCACATTCAAGTTCCGATAGAGGGTCAATGTCTGGGGCTTACCATTGAGC
Coding sequences:
- a CDS encoding cold-shock protein translates to METFSKKEKEKARQKKRKDKEEKREERKASAQKGQGLNEMLAYVDENGNITSTPPDPRKKRTIDQEDVQIGVSKQEAMAPQDSVRQGIVSFFNASKGYGFIRDLQSQESIFVHMNGLIDAVGESDKVTFEVTRTPKGLNAVEVKKAV
- a CDS encoding DUF1684 domain-containing protein, coding for MRLLLLLFTTLLTTAALAQAPFAEQLAKHRETYKKDLLVSAGGPLKAQEDLAYIQFYAPDSTYQVTATVQLTPKAEPFEMPTYNGQTRPHVSYAILSFVLNGKPQTLTLYRNLNVIRMPEYRDYLFLPFKDATSGMETYGGGRYIDFRTGDIQNGHLTIDFNKAYNPYCAYQEGYPCPIPPTQNLLSVPVTAGEKNYGKAH